A segment of the Neoarius graeffei isolate fNeoGra1 chromosome 5, fNeoGra1.pri, whole genome shotgun sequence genome:
TCACTACACACACGTACAGAAAGAAGTACTTTTCTTCCATCACTACTACATCCATGTAGCCAAATTGCACATTATCATTTCTACAGTATGCTTTCACATTTTTGGGAGAAAGAagacagtgtttgtgtgtgtgtgtgtgtgtgtgtgtgtgtgagagagagagagagagagagagagagaaaggtcaGGTGCACTGCACTTGAAACCTAAGATTCTGGTGAATTTGTGGAAATTGCTCTGAAATGCTGATAATACTGAACATCAATGTGACcttaacacactcacacacacacagtgggttaCCTGTGCAGGCTTTGCGGTGTGTGATTGGTCGGCTCATGTCTCTATAGTAGCCCTCTTTGCAGTAGTGACAGTGCCGTCCAGCCGTGTTGTGTCTGCAGTTCATACACACGCCTCCACTCTTTCGTCCTGATAATTTATACAGCTCCATGTTAAACCTACAGCGCCGTGCATGTAGATTACAGTTACATGCtatacatgagagagagagagagagagagagagagagagagagagaatgaattcaGGATTCACATTGTTACATGGTTTTAATTCATATCCATGCTGCTATTTCCAAAAGCATACACTCCCCTCTGAAAGTATTAGAGCAGCAAGGCcaagtcttttgtttttgctataaacCAAAGACATTTGGACTTGTGGTCAAAAGGTGAATATAAgacaatagatcagaatttcagctttcatttcctgatatgtcTATCCAGTTACATTAAACAACTTCAAACATGGTACCTTTTGTTTAAACTCACTTATTTTTCAAGCGACAAAAAACATCGGCCCATGTGACTGACAGGTGTTTCAAGATGTCCAGGTGTACCCTGTTAAACTGCATTTATTGCtacaaaggataaaccaacataaaGACCAGAGAGCTTccaatgggagaaaagcaagtcaCTTTCAAGATGAGAAACGAGGGAAACTTGATCAGTGCCATTGCACAAGCATTAGGTGTTGCTAATACAgcaatttggaatgtcctgaaaaataATGAAAGCACTGGagtactaacaaccagacatgAAATAGTTCAAccaaggaaaacaacagcagCTGATGACAAATttatgagagctgtgaagaaaaacctAAAACAACAATCAccaacctccacagggcaggggtgaaggtgtCACAATCCACTGTTTGAAGACTTTGAGAGCTGAAATTTAGAGGCTATAACACAAAATACAAAattggaattcacaaagaaatacagagatgatttacaaaagttctggaaccaagatgaaCTTCTAGCAAAATGAAGGAAAGTCCAAAGtgtagagaaagaaaggatctgcccacgatccaaaacatatgagctcacggatgaagcatggtggtggtagtgtcatggcttgggctttatGGCAGCTTCTGGAACAGACtcaatctttattgatgatgcaactcatgatggtagcagcaaaaTTAATTCACAGTTTACAGAAACATTAATGAGAAATGtatccaatctaattgggaggaacttcaacccaaaacacactgccagcaCAGAAAAGGACTTCATCAAAAGTGGAAGGgtttagactggccaagtcaatcaccagaccttaaaCAAACTGaggagcatttcacctcctgaagaggagactgaagggagaaaccccccAAAACTAACACTAACTGAAGAAGCTGCACTACAAGCCTTGAAAAgaatcacaaaagaagaatgcaacagtttgatGATGTCAGAGTGTCAGTGGCTTGATGCAATGATTACAAGCAAGGGAAACGCAATCAAATATTGCTATttacttttgctcacctaaaaaaTGGGTGTTCTCCCACCAAAAGTGCCAGATGGTATAACACATCTagaaatgatgtgtaaatatcaaGAAACGAAAGCTGAGATTCTGATCTagcatctcatattcatcttttgaactCAAATCCGAATGGAAGCCATTGCCTACCAAGAAAAACATAAATGCTTATCTCATGTTCACCTAGACACACCTAGATGATCCTCCTGAGCTCTGGAACAATGTGTTATGGATAGATGAATCTAAAGTGGAGCTTTTTGGCTGACCCGTTATGTCTGGTGAAAACCTAACATTTCTTTTCAAAATAAGAACCCcataccaactgtgaagcatggtggtgatagtGTGATGTTGGTTCATCTGTCTATAAGCTGAAGCACAATTAGGTCATGAAACAAGACCATgacaagacaatgatccaaagcacacaAGCAAGTCTACCTcacaatggttaaaaaaaaaaaaagaaatttaaaaTTTGGGATGGACTAGTGTCCATTCAAAGTGCAGACCTAAACCTGATTGAAGTGTTGTGGCAGAGCCTGAAACATGCAGTTCATGCTTGAAGGTCTACAAATGTCACTGAGCTGAAGCAGttctgcaaggaagagtgggccaaaattcctccacaatcaTTTGAAACACGAATTAACAAACTTGCAGTGATTGCTGCCAAGGGGGATGTAACCAGCTAATGAAAGGAAGGgggatatatacagtatatatttccACAAGGGGACTGGGTGTTGAATATCTTTTTTAAATAAGGACATAAATTGTCTATCATATTGCGTTTTTGCTCCTGCAGGGTCCCTTTGTATGAATGATTAGGCTTTAGCTTAAGATGTAATGTCATTCAGAAATTCAAACAGGGTGCAAACACTTTTTCATGACACTGTAGATTTGATTATTTAATGCAGGTATAGTTAGTTAACATTTAAACATTACTTGCAAATTTAGTAAATTATTTTGCTCACATTACTGATGGTGTATTAATGCTACAGTGTACTGTATTGTTCATGCTAACATATAgtcgtaaataataaataatgctAGTTATGTGGACCTCAATtcaaagcatcaacaatatacaaATATTTTCCTCCCTCTTCAGTAATATAAAAAAAACTAACCTTTCACACTTATTTAAACACAATCATGTAGCTAAAGCCTCACTCAGAACCcgctgtaagtgttttggacacgcacgggtcgcagggtttggtagctcgcagccgtgccgcagggttgCGGTGaatccgggggaaagtttgggggaaagtccggggcaaagtacttgtcaagtacaggttgcacgcctgacttcctcgaggagtGGCAAAAATTGCGCCGtgagcccgtggaaagcgtatgtctgatgcacgtgatcagtgcgtgttcagtgagtgtggagtgtgcgtgacttgcattttaccagtttcctgtgctacgAATTCAGGCCGcatttgtgaagcatgtgtgatgcatgtgattagcatgtgacaatcactcataacttgtgtgtgatgcaagccaggagtgggtataaaaccagcatgtctgcagcattctgcatcggcctgaaacagcagagggggaggaggaggaagagtttgatgatgatgatggtagcagcaccggcgagccctgcacggacagggaggagtttgccttcaagccggcagaaggcacagcagcccgccagagggatttccacacgctttaaacattcatttcagtatctatatgcttatgtaattaatattatatatgctgattttcatgtatgtttcagctaatgacgcccagaagtgaggacactgcaatcccatcatcgctgtcaggccattgtgccatgctcagtgatgaggacgaggacatcccgacaccccgtcccaccactcagcaggagcaggacagcagctcggagtcagagtgtgtttcagtgctcaaactgttgggctatttagttgggatgttttacagtgtaataaaatgcgttattcccttatactcatgttttattatttgatgtttgcatggtaaattaacatatactcaaataaaaatagcaaatgaggtggtcttcttcctttctactttgttacacgctacatgattggttccttagttcctccccaatatatatacccagagtcttgcccctcgtgtcacatgcaggtcgcgtgcgctgcATGCAGGTCACTTGTGCTGTGTgtacgccacacataggggtagaaagtgagatgtacttctgtcttgtgcgccgcacaaatagcaagtgtggaatatgtctgtgaagattctcagtcatccaggtcatggtaaactgtgggtggtaaaagagagcaactggacttgcttgaagattcttgaagacatttcacctctcatctgaaaggcttcttcagttctgtctgactggtagggagcatcacgtATTTATCCTCTCACGGATGAAGAGGataaagaatcttcaagcaagtccagttgctctcttttaccacccacagttcaagtgtggaatacttatgtagtacttctgaggcacgtcactcgtagAATGACCGTGTGTCACTCATGCatcttactgtcattgcaaagtccctactagccgcgctgctgacttggttcaggtgtacaaaaggagtacgggtccagtACGTAGtgcatgcattcttgatttgtcacaagacccatagaatttgcatgtgcaggaccaaaagtctccacgggcagtctgtgaccttctacggcgctgaacacacgcaagtgtcgcgcaagtctcaagcacggttttgccaaattttttaccatagaccgcctGTAGCAGCACgtacagcgggttgtgagtgaggcttaaggaaACACTACTTCTACAAAATGCACTTGTTCattatttttgatttagtttGAACATAAATACTATCATTATTTTGAAAAGTCACCTGAGAAACAATAACTAATCCCAGGGtacaaaatgtctcatctcatctcattatctgtagccgctttatcctgttctacagggtcgcaggcaagctggagcctatcccagctgactacgggtgaaaggcggggtacaccctggacaagtcgccaggtcatcacagggctgacacatagacacagacaaccattcacactcacattcacacctacgctcaatttagagtcaccagttaacctaacctgcatgtctttggactgtgggggaaaccggagcacccggaggaaacccacgcggacacggggagaacatgcaaactccacacagaaaggccctcgccggccacggggctcgaacccggaccttcttgctgtgaggcgaccgtgctaaccactacaccaccgtgccgcccgggtacAAAATGTGTTTGATAGAATCATTAAAGATTAAAAGATAGGCGATGATTTGTTTCAAGGACCAACaattccaaaagaaaaaaaatgtgcaaaTTCTGTAAtacaaatacagtgctgtgagaaAGTATTTGTCCCCTTCCTGATTTGTTCTATTTCTGTATATTTGTTACACTCAAATATTTCATGTCATCAAACTAATtttaatattagacaaagatagaccaagtaaacacaaaatgcagttttcaaaTGATGATTTCATTTATTGATGGAAAAAGGTTACCCAACTCTACCTGGTCCTATGTGAAAAAGTAATTACCCCTTCAACCAATGAACCAATTAACCTCAAATAATTAACCTAATTTAATTGATAATTAGGTTCAATTTCACTAGCCACACCCAGGCATGATTACTGCCAGACCTGTTCAATCTAAATATCACATAAATAGAACCAGGCTGGCAATGTGAAGTAGGCTAATAGATCTTAAAACGATGCTGCGAAGTAAAGAGTTGCAAGAACAGATGTGCAACAAAATAATCAAAATCTATCAGTCTGGCAAGAGTTACAAAGCGATTGCCAAGGCTCTGGGACTCCAGCGAACCACAGTGAGAGCTGTTATCTACAAATGGAAAAAACTTGGAACAGTGGtaaaccttcccaggagtggccggcCTTCCAAAATTCAACCAAGAGCATTTTGACGACTGATCCAGGAGGTCACAAAAGAACCCTGATGAACATctaaagaactgcaggcctcacttgcctcagttaaggcCAGTGTTCATGATTCTACAACAAGGAAGGCACTGGGCAAAAATGGCATCCATGGGAGAGTTGCAAGGTGCAAACCACTGCTAACCAAAAAGAACACAAAGGCTCGTCtcacatttgccaaaaagcatcttAATGAcccccaagacttttgggataATAGTCTATGGACTGATGAGTcaaaaatagacctttttggaaGACACTGGTCCTGGTGCATCTGGCGTAATGCTAACACAACATTCCAAAAtaagaacatcataccaacagtgaaacacagtggtggtagtgtgatggtctagGTCTGCTTTTTCTACTTCAGGACCTGGATGACTTGCCATAAttcatggaaccatgaattctgctctctaccagaaaatcctgaaggagaatgtctgCCCATCTGTTCGTGACCTAAAGTTCAAGCGCAGCtgggttctgcagcaggacaatgatccgaagcatacaggcaagtccacctctgaatggcttgaaaaaaaataaaatgaaggtaTTGgggtggcctagtcaaagtcctgagtTGAATCCAATTGAGATGTTGTGACAAGACCTTAAACAGGCAGTTCATGCTCGAAAACACCCCAATGTGGCTGAATtgaaacaattctgcaaagaagagtgggcaaaaattcctccactGCCATGTAAAAGACTCACTGCAAGTTATCGCCaacatttaattgcagttgttgctgccaagggtggcccaaccagttattaggtttaagggggcaattactttttcacatgggTGGTACAGGTTTTGATTAATCCTTTACTTTTAATAAATGGAGTGATCATTTAAAAGCTGCATTTTTTGTTTACTTCCATTGTCTCTATCTTATTAGACTTCGTTGGATGACTGAAAATATTTAAATGTGACAAATCAGCAGAAATGGAAGAAATCAGCAGGGGGGAAATACACAGCACTATAAGAATTGTATAATTTACAGTACACACATATTTCAACTCGTGCATATGATAAATTTCTGTTATTTGTCTCTTTAGACTAAGTTGAATTAAGTTAACCTCATTGATTCACATCTTGGTTTCCATAGCAACATTGTAATTTATTCAATGTTTTGGTCAAGTTTCTACCCAGGTGTAGTCATTAGTTCATTTTctggattattttcacctgtttcCTGTCACCTGTGATTATATTGTATATTTTTATACACTTTATATTTCTCCATGTCTTGGTGTAGTCCTGTGTGCACACTGCATTCTGGTCTTGCACTTAAGCCAGGGCAGAAGTCTATAAACCCAGCACAGTATTTATTTTCAGCAGGAAAGTGGGAGGTGACATCACAGAAGGATAATCAGAAACAGTAATACAAGCAAGagtccaaaaaaaacaaacaaacaatacaatataagagttatttttaaagcagatacgcagagccatggcctcactttcatttataaatgccttgagacctcaagaatggcacaggaatagttttaagcgttaacaataaatctaatatagtaatttttatgattaaagtgatttatataggtagcggtctgagtgaatgaccttgacgtccataacgtcacagcaggaagtctatcggtctcatcaccatttccgctatactaaaacacagagctgactgcaactccgatcctccattttgagctaatttatcaccatgccatgtagatgtgttgctggccggtgcagcaacatgacagaaggtggatttacgttgcattcatggcccaagaatgttcaaactgcaaagatttggatgcgttttgcgagaagttcactggCACATTgtacgcctacgaagtggtctctcctctgctctgcacattttacttaagactcgtatgagacctctgatctgttgaggagtgttggctataagccatattgaaagagggtgcagtaccaacaattaaataaaactacaagaaaaggaaagtatttatgttatttatttatttttttaaaaagaaaaggaaagtaagttcagttgcactagttctccaggagtgtgagctgagggttgttggtaaaacccaggatggaacaagacgtgacatatcgctcgggcagtgacctccccgtggttgttgctgaaATCAGTGATGTCCCGCCCTGTCCCagattttagtaattgcctgagccaagcagtaatggcggagtactcagtatagagaaaatggagaatgagtggagcagccatctgatttctccgctggatattgctgccatctcgctctTACATGGAAGaaacgaatgaacggagaactgaacaaacaactgaaagtcagattatttcaaaacaattggccacaaggtcggccttcaagaagtgacaacgtagacgggtaagctccgactctcatttggatacaaaacaacaaaaacaacacgttgtttccctgcatttagattaatacatgtaacttgtattgtgtgttgaagTTACCGGTGtacgattatttaatttgcttcagaatgtgatcgtctcagttcatgtgatttatttaattagccttttacgttttatcagtgaaaatgcatgcatgtacatgtatgttgcataagttataacacccatcctgttttaatgagagtcaacccacaatcaatgaagtcaaatcagtcttagggcgtattcacacctacgttgtttggtccggaccaaacgaccaaacgaaccaaatttccctttttctggaccttttgggttggtctgaatacaaaccaccgaactctggtccggaccaaacaagcggaccgagaccgagctgcaaggttggactcggtccggaccaaaggaaccctggtgcggatcttttggaggtgtgaaagcagaccggacctaatccgacagttttgcttttttgtacctcgggagcttccgtcgtttgtcgagcattatgggaaacagagtcttgacactccaccacaaagcgcaaacactgtttcggttgtcaagggaaccttacaacagtcgttcagtcattcagaccagtggtaggctagactacagagtacaaaaaataagTAGGGGCAaatgtgggccgaggaagaaacgcgcacccttgtggatatatgggcagatgtccacatatctgagcttttggagagaacacacaaaaatgccgacgtgtttgctgtattcagtgagaaaatgaaggagaaggggttcacgcgctccccagaacaatgtcggctaaaagtgaagaaactccgtcagacctacattaaaatcagggacattctttcaaaaagtggcggtactagcgacgcaaaaaagaaattcatctattacgatggataaggcgaatatcccaacacatacctcctccgtcttgcgtgaagagccagaactgtcacaacatgatgtgcgctcatcagcgctatcctccgtagccgccttgccctttgtcgtcgttgttgataaattacttgtacaacagcatagtaatcgcacaattgtgaaaacagtaaaaactggaaaaaacatatagctttgatgacattaaaaagaataacagcacggaaagcctccatgactacttttgaacttaacgctttgtgcgcgtgtcatctctgaccaatagctgaacgacctcagggcgcgtggctttgttgacagattttggtccgcttactaaaatgtacagtgtgaaagcgaaccgcaccaaaatgaaaaaataaaaaaaacatttggttcggaccaaagcaagtgaactatcgaactatcctggtctgaatacacccttagttgagcaagtcagcaatggtatttcttactttcaccataaattttttatttatatgactttggtctatagctgtaaaaggcctcagccttaaaacctgttcccgctgtgacgtcacgcactcagggctggctggctcagcggggcagcgccaatcacaactttgcggtcgattttaactctcaaaaatatatatattttttaattcccgtttatacagcatacaagggtcaaggatggagatactatccactcagaaatttattttaaaataagggttctgcgtatctgctttaaccaccacaaagttgattatttgGTGGAGGTGAGTGGGGGATATTAGGGGGTAGTTGTGTGACTGTGAGAGCGAAAGTCAACAGGCTGAGGGCACTGCAAACTGACTGCaggtacaagtgtgtgtgtgtgtgtgtgtgtgtgtgtgagacaaacacgattttttttttttttttacaaatgccCACACATAAACAGCTGAAAGCATTTGTCTCTGTTCACATCATTCATCAAAGTCTCTCTCTTGTTAGTGTCACATTCTTTACTTTAATAAACATtttatgaggtgtgtgtgtgtgtgtgtgtgtgagagagagagagagagagagagagagaatgtggttCTTCAAAAATTATAATTAATGAAGCTACTCAATCTAATTAACCTTGTTAATATGATCAAAGCAGCCCCACCACACACAAAGGAAGTCACTGTGTTTGTCTCATGAAAATTGCACAGCAGGGTTTTATTAGATCACTTAATTTATTCCTTAACCTTTGGATCCAAATGTTCACTTAATTATAAACACACTGTGCATTTTAGTCTCTGCACTGTGGAGCTTAGTTgtgctttctgtctgtctgtctggaatGCACCACTAATGTTGCAGATTCCAGATTCATGCTCAGTAATCAGTGATCAAGTTGAAACACGAATTAACTGGAATTGAATTCCGTTCATTGCGTTACTGACTGAAGGTGAGTGggtgtggtgtttgtgtgtgtatacgtaTAGTGTTTGTGTTTTTATACCTACagtctatttctctctctctgtatgtgtgtatatatgcgcaTGATGCATGTGCATGTGTTTGTGTTGGGACTCACGCAAACACTCATTAGCTTCTTTGGGCGTGGCACGCTGCCATGGACGATCATAGTGGAACGGTTTGCATCGGTCACACTCAGGTCCTTCTGTGTTGTGTTTGCAGTCACAGACTATCTTCCCCTCTTTGTCCCGCAAACATCTATGGGCGTGGCCATTACACTTACATCTTCCGCCCACCTGGAAATCTGACACTGCGTAAAAGTATGTAGGTTCTCGCACGTCTTTACTGATTTTTGGGCGGTTAAATGTCACACGTATGTCGGTAACAGTGACCCAATCCTGGAGAACAGGGCTGGAGACAAAGTTTGTTCTTGAAGGTCGTCCATCCAGTGTGCTAAACACAAGGATGGCATTGCTGCTGTCAACACTATTGGGCAATTCCATGCACAGTGGCTCCTGCTCGTTGAGTTTGGTGATTTCTGCCCTGTTTGGGCGATCGTAAACTCGCCGGCACTGAGAAGAATAAAATTGAAATGGTGTCCAGCTACGTCCATAGTCCATGCTTTTATAAATAGCCATTGAATCTGGTTTCTCAGAACAAAAATGTAAGCTAATGTAAGTGATTTCAAATTTCTTTCCAAGTGAAAGGGTCAGTGTGACGTTGAATGGCATTGTCCAGAGCATCTCTGACTGCCAGCAGGTGATGTTCTGGGCAGAATTTAGATCTGTCAGATGGGTGTGCTCACAGCTACGATGGCCACAGGTGCTCGATACGATCACATCCTGACCGAATGCTGCGTTAACAAACTCTGGAATGCAGTAGTGGGCAGAACCTGAATCGCTGTAGCAGGGGTCAGTGGGTGTTGCTTGCACAGAGAAAGGGTTCGTATCATGGCCAGCGACTTCTGAAAACATTGAAGCCACTCCCACCGACCAAAAGACCAACAAAAACCCACAAAAGTCTTTCATGTTGCAGACGATACAAAGTATCTGAAAGGGAGAGAAGGTTGGCAATAGACCAATCAGACTGTAGATTCGCATTAGTGGGCGGAGTCTGTCATGTATGTGGGTGTGGTCTCTACAGCAGTGGTTCAGGACAATTCCCCAGTTCTTTGCTTCAGGAATGTTTGTTTCCAAGGTCCTGTAAAAGgaataaacattttatataacATAATTTACAATAACATTAAGTCACAACTCATGGATAGTATATATTTTAGTACATTTATATAATTGTTATAGTCCTGTGAGATTTCAAAGAGAAAAGAGTATGACTGTTTAAACCAGACAATAGAGCTGAATTTGAGCCTCACATAGCTACAGGAAGAGTAACAAAGCATGAAAGTGCACTAAAGAATCTCACTTAAGACCTgtcactgtgtctgtgtgtgtgggagacatgcgagtgtgtgtgtgctgaataTCAATGCGAGCAAGAGGCCACTTTTACTCCTGCACATGCAATCAGAGGGGAAGTGCAtcttaaaaaaagcaacaaactgaCCTGAACATTAACACAACTCAGAAGGACATCCTGAAGTAGCAGCACATGTGCTCTTCTGTTCAAGGCAAGAGTTACAAGATTCCCACACTGACTGAGGAACACATGTGTTATGTGAGGAGTAAACCACTGTGTGTGTTGTTGTTATAGTAAGAGAATCAACACTGAGGTGCTGTGATTAAGTGACATTATGACCTATTCATACTTCTGCGTTAATAGGTACAGTGGATTCAGaatgtattcagacccctttactcGTTGCACACTTTATTGTGTTGTGTATTTTATTCTGAATGGATATGTATCATTTTACCCATCAGTACACTTAATCACCAATGATAGCAAAATTTAAATGGTTTTAGAGATTTTCAAAAAAttgattttgattttaaaaatgaaaacctgaaatctattttaaaacaaaagtattcagacccttttgtTGTGGTACTCCAAGCTGTGGTCAGGTGCATCCTGTTTGCTTTAATTATCCTTGAGCTGTGTCTTGAACTCAACTGGAGTCCACCTTTTGCAATTTGAATTGATTGGACACACACCATGGTCTGTAAGGAACCACAAGTTACACTGCATTGTGGAGACAAAAATCAAGCCATGAAGTCCAAGGAACTGTCTGCGGATCTCTGTGATCAAACTGGCAAGGCATAGATCAGGGCAAGGATATACAGCAATTTCTAAGGCTTTGAGTGTTTCTAGGACCACAGTGGCCTCAATAATTTTGAATTGGAAGATGTTAGGCACAACTTTGAACCTTCCTAGAGTTGACCATCCAGCCAAATTGGGCATCTGCGAAAGAAGGGCTTTGGCCATGGAGATAAATAAGAACCCAACAGTCACTCTAAAAGAGCTCCAAAAGACCTGTGCAGAGATTGGAGAACCTGTTGGAC
Coding sequences within it:
- the ntn2 gene encoding netrin 2; this encodes MRIYSLIGLLPTFSPFQILCIVCNMKDFCGFLLVFWSVGVASMFSEVAGHDTNPFSVQATPTDPCYSDSGSAHYCIPEFVNAAFGQDVIVSSTCGHRSCEHTHLTDLNSAQNITCWQSEMLWTMPFNVTLTLSLGKKFEITYISLHFCSEKPDSMAIYKSMDYGRSWTPFQFYSSQCRRVYDRPNRAEITKLNEQEPLCMELPNSVDSSNAILVFSTLDGRPSRTNFVSSPVLQDWVTVTDIRVTFNRPKISKDVREPTYFYAVSDFQVGGRCKCNGHAHRCLRDKEGKIVCDCKHNTEGPECDRCKPFHYDRPWQRATPKEANECLPCNCNLHARRCRFNMELYKLSGRKSGGVCMNCRHNTAGRHCHYCKEGYYRDMSRPITHRKACTACDCHPVGAAGKTCNQTSGQCQCKDGVTGLTCNRCAKGYQQSRSPVAPCIKIPTVNPTAVVSSTEGPADCESYCKPAKANLKINTKKYCKKDYAVLVSVLDMETVGDWAKFSVSLVSVYKSRELLKRGENTLWVHMKDLACKCPRIHMGKRFLILGSSGGSASAERAGLTADKNSLVIQWRDIWTRRLRKFQRREKKGKCSAVEHTPED